In Spirochaeta thermophila DSM 6578, the following proteins share a genomic window:
- a CDS encoding DeoR family transcriptional regulator → MPKMNQQESDTLEFKRQWTDRLNERQIQAVLYVKEHGKITNREFRALTRISDEGGRRDLNRLVELGILEPHGKGRSTYYALRRVGD, encoded by the coding sequence ATGCCCAAGATGAATCAGCAAGAGAGCGACACTCTGGAATTCAAGCGCCAGTGGACCGACAGGTTGAATGAGCGCCAGATCCAGGCGGTGCTGTATGTGAAGGAACACGGGAAGATTACCAACCGAGAGTTCAGGGCACTTACGAGGATCTCCGATGAAGGGGGAAGGCGTGATCTCAATCGCTTGGTTGAGTTGGGTATCCTGGAACCTCATGGCAAGGGGAGGAGCACTTACTATGCCCTGCGGAGGGTTGGCGATTAG
- a CDS encoding nucleotidyltransferase family protein: protein MRLKIDIPEAEIAAFCRRYRVRRLSLFGSVVRGNFGPESDVDVLVEFEPEARMGFLTLSRMARELSAILGRPVDLVPRSGLKPAIRDAILREEQVIYAS from the coding sequence ATGAGGCTCAAGATAGATATACCCGAAGCCGAAATCGCGGCGTTTTGTCGTCGGTATCGGGTGCGACGACTTTCGCTTTTCGGATCCGTGGTGCGTGGGAATTTCGGTCCGGAGAGTGATGTCGATGTGCTGGTAGAGTTTGAACCCGAGGCACGGATGGGATTCTTGACCCTGAGCCGCATGGCACGGGAACTTTCCGCCATCCTGGGCCGTCCGGTGGACCTGGTACCGAGAAGCGGTCTCAAACCGGCAATCCGGGACGCCATCCTCAGAGAGGAGCAGGTGATCTATGCGTCCTGA
- a CDS encoding HepT-like ribonuclease domain-containing protein, whose amino-acid sequence MRPERLYLIDIVEAADAIARFLADVDEETSMQDELRQRAVLQKVVVIGEAAARLPAEFKSRHPEIPWPDIVAFRNIAVHEYFAVDWRIVWITATQEVPELRRRILFLLEKIGDD is encoded by the coding sequence ATGCGTCCTGAGCGGCTATATCTAATCGACATCGTTGAGGCAGCCGATGCCATCGCCCGCTTTCTGGCCGACGTGGACGAGGAAACGTCCATGCAGGACGAGCTGCGGCAAAGGGCCGTGCTGCAAAAGGTGGTCGTCATCGGCGAAGCGGCGGCCCGGTTGCCTGCCGAATTCAAGAGCCGGCATCCGGAGATCCCGTGGCCTGACATTGTGGCTTTTCGCAATATCGCGGTCCACGAATATTTCGCGGTTGACTGGCGGATCGTCTGGATAACGGCCACGCAGGAAGTGCCCGAATTGCGTCGCCGGATTCTTTTCCTGCTGGAGAAAATCGGCGATGATTGA
- a CDS encoding peptidylprolyl isomerase, translating into MAKKVKEEQRDSHRKRGALYWGSIIVFAIIVVSFIFVGVPSAGVGSQTKIVYGKYAGMPVEQLPQMPYTYFQREIERLSDQIRQQNVTAEQSQFLTYQILRTAFNNTVFHLAALKLAQDAGLHVSSKALDRAVMREYTEDGEFSEDRYLATPPAERHQIRKFYRETILSQQVVNDLVFGNVVSEAERSFIAEMNYPQRKIRYLVYDFDEYPETEAKAYGEAHPDLFKTMELSRITVTSSQIEAEKLYQTLLKEPERFEELARASSRDPNASQGGKMGVVRYADLKDLLSEDDLVTIFSMKKGDILGVFTTLSGAWVIVRCDREAEAPDLTRKDTLDYIKNYLLSYERNIVEEYFSTKASALRAAQSLEEFEAMARDQGKTPGSTGYFAINYGNLEIFPSPVANTDDGNILQAAVYSESFFERVFSTPVGGVTDPVNLQGGLLVAFIEAEKTESEDDDTFSRDFYSYFAQRFMQGDVVNLLVDKDLLEDRFNEVFVRYFQGQ; encoded by the coding sequence ATGGCAAAGAAGGTAAAGGAAGAGCAGAGAGACTCGCACAGGAAGAGAGGGGCTCTCTATTGGGGCAGTATCATCGTATTCGCCATCATCGTGGTGTCGTTCATCTTCGTGGGAGTGCCATCCGCAGGTGTGGGATCGCAGACGAAGATCGTGTACGGAAAGTACGCAGGGATGCCCGTGGAACAACTCCCTCAGATGCCCTACACCTATTTTCAGCGTGAAATCGAACGGCTTTCCGACCAGATCCGTCAGCAGAACGTCACTGCCGAGCAAAGTCAGTTTCTCACCTATCAGATACTCAGGACCGCGTTCAACAATACGGTATTCCACCTCGCCGCTCTGAAGCTCGCCCAGGACGCAGGGCTTCATGTGTCCTCGAAGGCCCTCGATCGCGCGGTGATGAGAGAGTACACGGAAGACGGGGAATTCAGCGAGGATCGCTATCTGGCCACTCCGCCCGCCGAACGGCATCAGATCCGCAAGTTCTACCGGGAGACCATCCTCTCCCAGCAAGTGGTGAACGATCTCGTGTTCGGGAATGTGGTTTCAGAGGCCGAGCGCTCGTTCATAGCCGAGATGAACTATCCCCAACGCAAGATCCGCTATCTCGTCTATGATTTCGACGAGTATCCCGAGACCGAGGCGAAGGCATACGGGGAGGCTCATCCCGATCTCTTCAAGACCATGGAGCTGAGTCGCATCACCGTCACCTCGAGCCAGATAGAAGCGGAGAAACTCTACCAGACCCTCCTCAAGGAGCCCGAACGGTTCGAAGAGCTTGCACGCGCCTCTTCACGGGATCCGAATGCCTCGCAAGGTGGGAAGATGGGGGTGGTCCGGTATGCCGACCTCAAGGACCTCCTCTCGGAGGACGATCTCGTCACCATCTTCTCCATGAAGAAAGGAGACATCCTGGGCGTCTTCACCACGCTTTCCGGAGCGTGGGTGATCGTGCGTTGTGACAGGGAAGCCGAGGCCCCTGATCTGACGAGGAAGGATACCCTCGACTATATCAAGAACTACCTCCTCAGCTACGAGCGGAACATCGTGGAGGAGTACTTCTCCACCAAGGCCTCGGCGCTCCGCGCAGCGCAGTCCCTGGAGGAGTTCGAGGCCATGGCACGTGACCAGGGCAAGACGCCGGGATCCACCGGCTACTTTGCGATCAACTACGGGAATCTCGAGATTTTCCCCTCGCCTGTGGCGAACACCGATGACGGGAACATCCTTCAGGCGGCCGTCTACAGCGAGAGCTTTTTCGAACGCGTGTTCTCCACCCCCGTGGGAGGCGTGACGGACCCGGTGAACCTTCAAGGAGGGCTTCTCGTCGCCTTCATAGAAGCCGAAAAGACAGAATCGGAAGACGATGACACCTTCTCCCGCGATTTCTATTCGTACTTCGCACAGCGGTTCATGCAAGGGGACGTGGTGAACCTCCTCGTGGACAAGGATCTCCTCGAGGACAGGTTCAACGAAGTGTTCGTGCGCTATTTCCAGGGCCAATGA